From Sporosarcina sp. ANT_H38, one genomic window encodes:
- a CDS encoding glutathione peroxidase, with protein sequence MSTIYEFSVKKVNGEIQSMEDYKGKPLIIVNTASKCGFASQFKELQELYEENKERGLVVLGFPSDNFKDQEFDDIEKTMEFCEINFGVTFPMFAKVNVKGDHAEPLFTHMTSQKKGMLTKDIKWNFTKFLIDRKGNVVERFAPQTSPLKMKNAIELVI encoded by the coding sequence ATGAGTACAATCTATGAATTCTCAGTTAAAAAAGTAAATGGTGAAATTCAATCAATGGAAGACTATAAAGGAAAGCCTTTGATTATCGTAAATACAGCAAGCAAGTGTGGATTTGCCAGCCAGTTCAAAGAGTTACAGGAATTATATGAAGAAAATAAAGAGCGAGGTCTCGTTGTACTGGGCTTTCCATCGGACAATTTTAAGGATCAGGAATTCGATGATATAGAAAAGACGATGGAGTTTTGTGAAATCAACTTTGGAGTTACCTTTCCGATGTTCGCAAAAGTTAATGTGAAGGGAGATCATGCAGAACCACTTTTCACACATATGACTTCTCAAAAGAAAGGGATGCTTACAAAGGACATCAAGTGGAATTTCACGAAATTTCTGATTGATCGAAAGGGTAATGTCGTGGAACGGTTTGCACCTCAAACTTCACCACTTAAAATGAAGAATGCAATTGAACTAGTTATTTAG